The Paracoccus sp. MC1862 genome includes a window with the following:
- a CDS encoding DUF6476 family protein, which produces MARDHRAGDDPAEVPELAWLRRLVTALALVMGFGILALVAILWLRLSQPQLPALPEGLALPGGASAAAITFARDWTVVVTDAGEILLYDRAGTLRQRVIPDS; this is translated from the coding sequence ATGGCGCGGGATCATAGGGCAGGTGACGACCCGGCGGAAGTGCCCGAACTCGCATGGTTGCGCCGGCTGGTGACGGCGCTGGCGCTGGTCATGGGCTTCGGCATCCTCGCGCTGGTGGCGATCCTCTGGCTGCGCTTGTCCCAACCGCAGCTGCCCGCGCTGCCCGAAGGGCTGGCCCTGCCCGGTGGCGCGAGTGCCGCCGCGATCACCTTTGCCCGCGACTGGACCGTGGTCGTGACCGATGCAGGCGAGATTCTGCTCTATGACCGCGCCGGCACATTGCGGCAGCGCGTCATTCCGGACTCCTGA